GGGTAGTTTGGTCAAGAAAAGAGTTGGTGTTAGCAGTTGGGGGGAGGGTTGAAGGTGTTAAAGTTGGCCGAGGGTAGTGAGACTGCATTTATAAAAAAGAAATCATTAGAATTATATTAGATGATAGATTATATCATGGGGGTTGTGTTTCTACTTACTTGTATAATGGCAGGATCACTGTTTATGGGTTGTGTTGGTTGTTGAACAGGTGGTGATGTTTTCACCTGAAGATCCTGCAAAAAAAGAATGAAAAAATTTGTAACTTGTAATCTTGTTTTGATGTTTTCATGGTTTACAGAAGAAAAAATGTATTCAGAAACCTTGAAATGACATATATGCATGGAAAACAGAGGCAAGGTTAACAATGTTTCAAACGTAATACCTTGATGTCACTTCCACGAAATAAGATGTATTCATAAACTTTCTCACTGGGCATGATTTGTGGTCCATCTTTCTTTCGGCCTTCACTTCCAAATGATCTTACTGCAGATTGTCATACAAAAACCACAATGAGTTCATCGAAATCAACAAACTGGTAGCTAATACAGACACAAATCAATTTGCCAGATGATCCGATACAAAGTAATTAACTTGGAAAGGAAATTattgttttcttttaaaataaCACTGATGAATGCAGCAATGAGACCAAAACGCGTTAATGATAATACATCAATAGAAAATCCCCAAATATTAGACGAAATTGTTTCGATATTTAAACTTGTTCACAGTTCTTTGAACCCTAATCTAAATACCCAATCAAAAAAACACAAATCGGGACAGACAGATAGGGCTTCTTAAAGCAAGATCTTATCAAATTAGTTACCGTTCCGCAATCCGATTGAGGATTCTTCGGTGTTGATGTTGTATAAAATTCCCTCATATCGGATCTCGCTCTTGGACGTCAAACTAATCAAGCTTCCAATGTACGTATCGGCCGATGATGTTGAAGATCTAGAACTATCGGCCGCCATAATCCGGCAATACTCCTCCGCTACTGCAAACCTGCAAGTAGATTAGTTGAGGGAGAAGACGGGGACCGGAATTTGTTGACTTATTTGTGTTTTTGTGAAAGACAAATGATTAGGGTTCTTTTTTCGGACTTCCACGCTTACCTGCTTTCGGTAATAAATCGGGGATTTCTCTTTTATATGTAGATTAAATTcatattgtgttttttttttttcttttagtatAATGATGCTGTAGCACATGAAATTTTTTCATTTGGTTAATTTGATTCTTAAagggtttttttttaatatattagacTAGTAAACTTGTAATTAACCTATTAATTACACAATTTTATCAACTTTTAGAAGGTTTCCCGGTTCACAATTTATATTTgtcaattaatatatatttttgacctaatccaatgcCACGTGAGATATGTCACGTCAATTAATGATATACAAAGTTTAAAACCTTTCGTCTTCAGCTATCGAACTTCACGCGTCTTCATTATTCAGTTGTAAAAGAAACTGAGTTAGGGTTTGTGAAGCATTCATGTGATCGAGCTGAAGAAACAAAGAAGTCGCAGCAATGGCACAATCGAAACCTAATGGAGTGTTTGCGATGGTGGAACTCAACTACCAAGGGGTATTTAATCGGAATCCTTTATCTTACACTGGTGGTGTGAAAACCATGTTCACTGATGTCGACTTTTCTTCTATGACTTATTTTGAGTTTGTGACCTTCTGCGAACGTTTCATGCATGAAGAGTGTAAAAAGTTTTACTACTGTGAACCAGGAAATTCCTTGATGGAAGGGCTTAATCCCATTTCAGATGACGTGGAATATGTTGCttttattttttatgcttatgGAACAGATGGTGTAATATCGGTTTATGTGGATCATATTGGGGTTGGTGTTGATGGGTGGCTTGATGATTAAGATAATGATAATGATGAACATGAGTCTTGTATTGATGGTGAAAATGAAGACAACATAGATGAACTTAGAAATGTTGCCTTTGAATTTAATGAGGATgtagtgcttatgaataagacaTCAAATGATCCTTTCTTAAGTAAGTTatgtgttgatgatgatgatgaaaacaACATTGTAGATGATGACAATGGGAGAGAAGTTGAAGTTAACATAcaaactcattttatttttaatgagCCATTACACTGGAAAAAACAAAAACCTATTATATGGATGGGATTTAAGGTTCCAAGGCAAGTAAAATCAGTGTTGTGTAACTATGATGTAGCTAATGGATATCAAttgttatttgaaaaaaaaatgatagGAAAAGACGTTTGGTGAGGTGTAGCAAGGGTGCTTGCACATTTAGATTATGGGCTTCTTGGATGAGTGATGAAGAGAGTTTTCAAATCAACTCACTAAAAGTTGATCATAGTTGTGCTAGGAACTTCAAGTTTGGATCATTGGTGACATATGCATGGATTGGGAGTCACTATGCCAAAGAGATTGTACAAAGTCAGAAAATAAGTGTAAGGAAGCTTAGGGTAAAGGTAATGGACAAGTTTGGTATCCAATTTAGTATGGGGCAATGTAGAAGAGAAAAGAAGTATGCATTGAATCTTGTTGAAGGTAGCCTTGTTGAACATTATGGCAAGCTATGGTCATATGGTCATGAGATTTTAAGGACAAATCCtgggtcaattgtgaaactagATATGAGGATGGTCCAGATGGAAAGAAATATTTTAGTAAGTTATATTGTTGTTTTCAAGGAGTTAAACAAGGTTGGATTGAAGGGTGTAGAAGGATAATAGGTCTTGATGGATGTTTTCTTAAAGATGTTTGTAAGGGGGAAATGATTTGTGCTATTGGGAGGGATGTAAATGACAAGATATATCCTATTGCTTGGGTAGTGGTTAATGTGGAGAACAAGCAGAATTATAAGTGGTTTTTAGAGCTTCTCATTGACGATCTAAACTTGAATTTAGGCAATGATTTCAGTTTAATGTCAGACCAACATAAGGTTAGTATTTTACATAGTAATGCATCTATATTTATTTTATACTATTTGGTTTAAACCTTTATACTAATACAGGGTTTGATAGAGGTTGTTAAAGAGTTGTTGCCATATGTAGAGCACAGACAGTATGCTAGACATATTTGCCAGAATTTGCAGAAGAGATTCAATAGTGTCATATATCATACCTTGCTTTGGAGAGCATCTAAAGCCACAActgagcatgcttttaaagttgtGATGAAGGAAATCGAGACATTGAACCCAGATGCCCATCAATATCTCATGGAGAAAGATCCCAAAACATGGTAAAGAGCTTTCTTTCAAGTTAGGAGGTGTTGTGATGTAGTTGAAAATGGCTTCTCAAAAAGTTTTAATGTTGTAATAGTAGATGCCAGGAAGAAGCCCATAATAACCATGTTAGAGGAGTTAAGATTATACATGATGGACAAAATCTACAACATGAAATTAAAGGGACAACAATGGGGAAATCATATTTGTCCATAGATAAGGGATAAGGTgaatgtaacatccccctctggcacgtatcacaatattgtccgctttgggccactcggcatgaggacttcccagggggtcacccatcctggtactactcctgcccgagcacgcttaactacagagttcttatgggatctgctgccctcacgactttaaaacgcgttgtgatagggaaggtatccagaccgcgttttaaagtcgtgagggcagcagatcccataagaactctgcagttaagcgtgctaggtcgggagtagtaccaggatgggtcaCCCCCTGGGAAGttctcgtgccgagtggcccaaagcggacaatattgtgatatgtgccaGAAGGGGacgttacaaatggtatcagagccagggcacgggtcgatgtgttcgacggggacatcGAACCCTATAATAGGGgatgaaagtgggttagatctgatcccacattggctgagaaggagaactaagcattccttataaggggtatggataccttccctatcacaacgcgttttaaagtcgtgagggcagcagatcccataagaactctgcagttaagcgtgcccgggcgggagtagtaccaggatgggtgaccccctgggaagtcctcgtgccgagtggcccaaagcggacaatattatgATACGTGCCAGAAGGGGACGTTACAGTGAATTTGCCTAAAAAAGCTCAAAGGCATTATCAGGTACTACCAAGTGGATTAAACCGGTTTGAGGTAAGGGGAGCAACAGATGCATATGAGGTGGACTTAGAAAGGAAAAATGTCCATGTAGGTTGTGGCAATTGAATGGATATGGATGTGCTCATTATGTAGCTAGCATATCATTTCTTAATTGGGATGTAGAAGCCTGTGTAGACAACATGTTTAACACAATCACGTTTAGGAAGGCATACAATTACATAATTGCCCCCATGAATAGCAGTGACATGTGGCCAGAAACAAATTATACTCCACCATTGCCTCCTATTAGTAGAAGGATGTCTGGCACTAAGAGGAAGAAATCCACTACAGAGAATACAGGCACACATAGAGTTTCTAAAGCTGGAAAGAAGAGTTTCTAAAGCTGGAAAGAAAATCAGATGTAGTATTTGCaaggatgtgacatccccattttcacggccagaaaagaccgttttttttttgtttatgctttataaaaatcagagtacctcttttaataaaaatgttgcggaatttattcccagtaagacatgataaatacgttatcaaaaatttttcgaagaaaagtatttttaatcgttttaaaacatttgggatgttatcgtcaatacagaaacataagcataaacagaacttacattcattatcactagtgatttatatctccttaatctctcagtgtaatgtgacttcatatcaacacatgtgatataaataaactgagtgggtcaggttgggaaacctggtgagtacatagtgatttcaatcccacaatggtatatatatatatatatatatatatataatttaaaactcataaaatatacaatttcaccatatatatacaagcaactcttatcctaccccgtcgatcctcacaacgagactatccgtACTCTCAGACCTAAGATtaaccgttttacctaatccatactcccggatcagaaatgaacgactttacctaatccatactctcagactagggacgaatgactaatccatactctcgggttAATGACGAAttattatgcctaatccataatCTCGGACTatggacgaatgactaatccatactctaggattaatgacgaatgattatgcctaatccatactctcagactaaggacgaatgactaatcgatactctcggattaatgacgaatgattatgcctaatccatactctcgggctagggacgaatgactaatccatactctcagattaatgacgaatgattatgcctaatccatactctcagactagggacgaatgactatgtcttaatccatactcccggactaaggacaactgactatgtcttaatccatacccccggattaatgacagttgactatgtccaatccatactctcggactagggacaatgattgtgtctaatccatgctcccggataaatgacatatactaaagttctattctctgagtataactcacttgtacccgtaagaaaatactacccaatattcctcataattaatttaggtttactctttatcctaaatcatcatatataatcagatatgttctttaacacgtatttcaggcaacatcaagtaaatcgcacataaacatataattaatacttcaatcaatacttgtattaaaattatgttcatgaaagggactatgcactcacttgagaatgtggtgagtcggcactcgaacaacacttcgttactctcaaCACAATTTTCCTcggataaaacctagtatcattaccactagaatttagtctaatattcaccgagactaattaatagtctagctattattactattatataatcgttaaacaatacttacataactcataataatagcccaaatacttattataagttcataataacgttactatgattaaataaaaactatattaaaaatagcgtaggcgtagctcacttacagcgggttttctcgaaaactaggcttcgctggagcagtgttcccgagctgaaaggctcttttcttagggcttccttcgggtgctagggggtttacctagactttagggggcttaagggaaGCTAGAGAGAggttatagagagagaaagaaggctTGAGAGGTGTGGACAATGGCaatgcccgacacctctatttataggctgaattcctgatggactcgccgagtcggttcacagactcgccgagtcggtgccacgtgtcatcacctgatggcttttcttagggagaaagccttggcccatattcagccacgtcaccccttttgcagcagcaccctacTGACTTCTAAAcctcgtaactttcacatacgacctccgttttcgacgttctttttatccATACGTAGgtaaaacaagatctacaacttttattttgactccgtcaactaattctcgaccgatcttaaatttaacaatatgaggagattagactgttaaatgaccgctaagaattcgtaactccttcatacggactctgttttcgtctgtctttttaccgttgatttcctattaatgagatcttcaactctcattaaggttgcgtaagccaaaaactgctcgaactaaaatttgagttttgggtcgtgaactgctatgccaaatcttagaaaaatcataacttcctcatacgaagtcagatttgggcgttctttttttgtatgttctgggtttaacatatactacaacttttgtttggatcactaaggctaaaaagtcttccatcgtaaattcactacttACGTCTCccgatgtcgtgccggttttgccgaaaaacttcgacgagccataacttcttcgttataacttggatttcggcgttctttatatgtacggaacccttgatacATATTATACACcttagttaagattacttatTCTAAATAattcttttgtcgaaaagtcgttttcgacccctattgacTAGCcaggatctacgggcgttacaattatctccccttaggatgattacatcctgGAATCATCAAGGAAACGGGATTGTATAATGAATTcatacattatctcttcatcctaggtaataaccgtaacttctatgttgcttcgaacgagtatctaactcttggactccttgactgcaggcggtgcttgaTCTTGCACCTGCTCCATATCTTACGTTAgaatccaaattatgaccttcaagtcacaatctcgatccttactggagactccttcttcttcttaacaacttAATATAAGTTGTTTGATTTCCACAATAGACCGATGGATCGTGTTCCAATGACTTCTCATCGTGTGtcgcaacgcttagactcaggtctcttagagtcaaattccagaatggaatatactttccttcatgttataatgtgatataatcacattctaacaTGTagtatttctagctacaagcttcttatTTTAACGGCGAttcgcgatacttctattgatcgcttcgattatcttttatttcaatcttccgacttaagtcagatgctacatcaaacttggttctctgaaccacgtagcatatccatcttagtcggactcgatttgatatgaacactagggtcggaacaacaatcatcttcttaatcATTACCGAatcaatggtaacgacatacttgaataaaacggaatcaattactagcttcttggtaaccttgtgactttccttgatccaagtgtgagtcctgtgcttccggtagtataggactctactacctttcacacctactcatactcgtcccaagtatcgtctcgcagttttccaagttattatcacaaaaacaattttaacacataaaaatgtgtccaaacaatcacaaaattttccctagactctactaggacttcttccatgcgtatattcaatcatcaattctgcttcaactcggtgGAAATGCCCTACGATGGGTCAACTTCATGAATTATGCCAATCAGTCCATCATCCTACCAATCGAAGGTATACTTCGGGCGTACTGTACTCCTCTAAAAGTATTGCatgacatattctaaaggcaagataacactcttatgatatcttctaataggtgtcattcactatcataagccttttcatttcctcTATTTACTCAATTCTCAATGAGTCCTTATCATGAAATTCTATTCTCCAAAGCAGGCGTTTGGTGTATCGAGATGAGAATATAGATAGATGAAGAATTAGACACGTATTCCTCTTTATTACTCCAAAAAGTTACATGccggttctaatatcgtaattaaacgtttagaaacctgagcacataaaatttcaagatctggttagcaacagaccatagatccgatcaaatgatagcataaagcatcacaaatcatttaacatataaaagaattttaggcatcttccctaattaaGCTAATGTTTGTGTCTATACAggtgtacttcctaaaatatattagacacacttctcatgatcatcgcttagcattctaagtttaagtctaaaaataaatccttattcctagttcgcttaacaaaatgttctgataccaactgtgacatccccattttcacggccagaaaataccgttttttttgtttatgttttataaaaatcagagtacctcttttaataaaaatgttgcggaatttgttcccagtaagacatgataaatacattatcaaagcattttcgaagaaaagtatttttaatcgttttaaaacatttgggatgtcatcgtcaatacagaaacataagcataaacaaaacttacattcattatcactagtgatttatatctccttaatctctcagtgtaatgtgacttcatatcaacacctgtgatataaataaactgagtgggtcaggttgggaaacctggtgagtacatagggatttcaatcccacaatgtaatatcatatatatatatatatatatatatatatatatatatatatatatatatatatacatatatatatatatacatatatatatatatatatatatatatatatatatatatataaaatttaaaacttacaaaatgtacaatttcaccatatatatatatatatatatatatatatatatatatatatattcactatttatcataaattcactaaggctaaaaagtctttcatcataaattcactatttatgtctccagatgccgtgtcggttttgccgaaaaacttcgacagaccataatttcttcgttataactcggatttcggcgttctttatatgtacggaacccttgagacatattctacaacttagttaagattatttattctaaataatcttctgtcgaaaagtcgtttcGACCCCTATTGActtgcccggatctacgggcattacaaagGAGATAGGTCACAACAAGGCCACTTGTCCACAGAGAAGGTCCCAAAAGTTAAATGTGAAGAAACATAAGAAACAAAAAGTTTATGTGAAGCAAAATGCAGTACAAGTAAAAccatttaaattataaatttatttacATATGATTTGCCACTAACATAATTATATCATGCCATATAGGGTAGTACAAGTGAACCACAACAACATGAAGAGGTTTAAATGACTCCAATTGAGATGGATACTACTCAAAATGATGTGCAAGTTACTCCTACTGACATTGAATCCAgtagtgcaagggattttagtcAGTCTATGCAACTTACTCCACCTAGAAGTTATGAAGGTGATGAGGGTGTTTTGGGTGAGGAAGATGATGTGGTTGAGGAAGCTGTTGTGGTTAAGGAAGTTGTTCAAGGTGAGGAGGCTGAGCAGGGTGAGGAAGTTGTTCAAGATGATGAGGTTAATCCTAATGCCCAAGTTGATAATGTTCAAATTTAGGAGGTTGTTCCTGTTATCCAGGTTCAGCATGCAAGGGTTACGTTAATTTTAGAGCTTTTGAAGAGGATAAGGAGAAGAAAGTCAGAGAGAATATTGAAGTTGAAATTAGGCAAAACAATTGGTGGTGTTAATGATCCAGGAAATTCCAAGGGAAAATCTCTTGTAATTGATTAATGTTGATTGTAATTTGGATTTAAAGTTTATGTATTAGGATGATGGTAATTTATTTTAAAGTTTATGTATTAGGATGATGGAAATTTGGATTTAAAGTTTATGTATTAGGATGATGGTTATTTGAATTCATGTATGGATGGTGCCTTTTCAATTTCACTCATGACAAAAAAGGACACAAAAGGTTATTTTGGTCATTTCTGTATGGATGGTGCCTTTTTAAGTTCACTCTTGAcataaaagggtattttggtcatttatgtATGGATGAcagaaaagggtattttggtcatgacatataagggtattttggtcagtAACAGATATTTTGGTCACTCTTGAcataaagggtattttggtcatttatgtATGGATGACagataagggtattttggtcattacataaaagggtattttggtcagtAATGGATATATGTTGCGTTTTTACTTAAACTGTTCACATTATATTTTACTTATGAAAGTATGTTGCCTTTTTAAGTAAAATCATGACATATGGCTTTGAATATTTATGcatggaaaattttagaataatGTGCATGCATGTGAATGTTTTATGTGGTCCCAAATATGGTTCTATAATGGGTTATAAGGTCCCATTTTTCCATTATTAAAACACCCACTGACTAGTAACTACAAATGGTCCCCATACACATAGTGTACTTCCACATTAACCACTATCTCATTTGTTCCCAAAATGAAAACATTCACAAAAATcaatctaattaaatatatttgttgtGAATACAGGTCATGCATATGTTTCATTAACATCAACATCTGATTATACAAAACGCCATGCAATCAGGACTTTGAATATTTTTTACATTGGTTATCATATGCCCTTTCATTAGGGAGTTAACACCTTACAACATCAACACATCAAGGTTGATATCCCCAACTAGTAACTAAAAGCAGCTTCAATACATACAAAATGCCCATCATTACTGACTTTTTAGTCTGCCTTTACAAAAAATACAAAGGAtcccaaaaaaaaaaagcttACCCTAACCAACCTAACTAAGTACAATCACCccctaactgatgggttttaagcataagaacaatcctatgtgcttttacaaaccctaatgcttggatataggtttctctattgtacatgctttgaatccaagacttacaaatctagatctatcatatataattcgaaattatcataaGGAAAACAGATCTAAGTGATTTACCTGtttcaagtagcttgaatccttgtaatcttcttgatcttgagcttagagtcgcAATTATAACTCctataatggttcacaaaccgcacaagcaagaaggcaatatgagagagggtgagagatgctaaaaatcggccctagggttctcttagaagaaggtgtagccgatttccatagcctGGGGTCTTGTTTATACTTACATGCTACTAGGGTTtcaatctaaaccctaatggatagcttagccaccaagcagcccaaggaaccttctggaataagaccttggacgaaaatatgatggatctgttgggttttgagcattctaacacttcctaagtgtacatgcaaccctaataaaccttggatctatgtttgtctaaggtatatgcaaa
The genomic region above belongs to Lactuca sativa cultivar Salinas chromosome 4, Lsat_Salinas_v11, whole genome shotgun sequence and contains:
- the LOC111896449 gene encoding uncharacterized protein LOC111896449, producing MNKTSNDPFLSKLCVDDDDENNIVDDDNGREVEVNIQTHFIFNEPLHWKKQKPIIWMGFKVPRKRRLVRCSKGACTFRLWASWMSDEESFQINSLKVDHSCARNFKFGSLVTYAWIGSHYAKEIVQSQKISVRKLRVKVMDKFGIQFSMGQCRREKKYALNLVEGSLVEHYGKLWSYGHEILRTNPGSIVKLDMRMVQMERNILGEMICAIGRDVNDKIYPIAWVVVNVENKQNYKWFLELLIDDLNLNLGNDFSLMSDQHKGLIEVVKELLPYVEHRQYARHICQNLQKRFNSVIYHTLLWRASKATTEHAFKVVMKEIETLNPDAHQYLMEKDPKTW